The following nucleotide sequence is from Azoarcus sp. CIB.
GCGAAGTGGTACCAGAAGCCCATCATCGCGGTGCCGCCGAACATCTTCGAGAAGATCTGCGCCATGCCTACCGCAAGGGTCGGCGCGCCGCCGGCACGCGCGATGATCGTGTTCTCGCCGACCGCGGCCGCGGTGCCGGTGAGCGTTTCCGGCGTTACCACGAAGCCCCAGCTCGAGATCACTTGCGCAGCGCTTTCGGCCGTCGGCCCGAGCACGGCGAGCGGGCTGTTCATCGCGAAATACACGCCCGGGTCGATGATGGATGCGGCAACCAGCGCCATGATCGCGACGAACGATTCCATGAGCATGCCGCCATAGCCGATCAGGGGCATGTGCGACTCGTTCTCGATCATCTTCGGGGTGGTGCCGGAAGAAATCAGCGCATGGAAGCCGGATACGGCGCCGCAGGCGATGGTGATGAAGAGGAAGGGGAACAGGCTGCCCGACCAGGCGGGGCCGGTGCCGTCGATGAAGCGCGTGACCGCCGGCATTTCGAGGTCGGGCGCGACGAACAGGATGCCGACCGCGAGCGCGAGGATCGCGCCTATCTTGAGGAAGGTCGACAGGTAGTCGCGCGGCGCGAGCAGCAGCCACACGGGGAGCACGGAGGCGACGAAGCCGTAGCCGATCAGCAACCAGGTAAGTTGCGTGCCGGTGAAGGTGAACAGCGCCGCCAGCGCGGGATCGGCAGCGATCTTGCCGCCGCCCACAATGGCCCAGATCAGCAGCACGAAGCCGATCACCGAGATCTCGCCGATACGCCCCGGGCGGATGTAGCGCGCGTAGATGCCCATGAAGATCGCGATCGGGATCGTCGCGGCGACGGTGAAGGTGCCCCACGGGCTTTCGGCCAGCGCCTTCACGACGATCAGCGCGAGCACCGCGAGGATGATCACCATGATCATGAAGGTGCCGAACAGCGCGATCACGCCGGGAATCGGCCCGAGTTCGGACTTGATCAGGTCGCCGAGCGAGCGGCCGTCGCGGCGCGTGGACACGAATAGCACCATGAAATCCTGCACTGCGCCGGCCAGCACGACGCCAGCCAGGATCCACAACATGCCCGGCAGGTAGCCCATCTGCGCCGCAAGCACCGGGCCGACCAGCGGGCCGACCAGCGGGCCGGCGCCGGCGATGGCGGCGAAATGGTGGCCGAACAGCACGTACTTGTTGGTCGGCACGTAGTCGAGGCCATCGTTGTTGCGGCAGGCCGGGGTACTGCGGTCGGGATCCAGCGACATCACCCGTTTCGCGATGAACAGGCTGTAGTAGCGATACGCGATGAGGTAAACGGAAACCGCGGCGACCACGATCCACAGGGCGTTGATCGTTTCACCGCGATTGAGTGCGATATATGCGAGCGCGAAAGCGCCGAAGATGCCGACAAGCGCCCACAGCGCGTGTCTCGACAGCGTGGCCATCTATACTCCTCCTCTCTCCGGATAGGCCGTTGAATCAGGCTCTGGTCTTACCGGATCTGGTTCCGGGTCCCGGCACCCGTGTGCCGGGGATCACACATTAATGTCGCGGAACGGCGCTCCGCGGACCATTCGCACTACTACTTTCCGGGTCTGCGTAGTACTACGCAGACATGCCGGGGGACTGCCACGCGGCTCTACAATCGCGAGCAGGCAACGGGGGAGAGGAAGGCTTGCGACTCAAGCACAAAGTCATCGTCCTGGCTGTCCTGCCGCTCATTGCGGCGGTGGCCGCGATCGCGATCCTCGTCGCGATGCAGGCGCGCGACCTCGAGCGGCAGCAGGAAAGCGTGCTGAACGAGGCGATGCTCGCGGCGAAACGTGCCGAGCTGCAGCACTACGTCCAGCTCGCGCAAACCTCCATCGACCACCTGTATTCGTCGGGGCGCGACGACGAGGTGACCAAGGCGGAGGCAAAGCGCATCCTCAGCGAGATGAACTACGGCGACGACGGTTACTTCTTCGCCTACGACGTCACCGGCCTCAACATCGTGCATCCGCGCCAGTCCGAGCTTGTCGGCCGCAATCTGTGGGACAAGCAGGATTCCGAGGGACTCCCCGTCATCCAGCGCCTGATCGCCGCGACGGCGTCCGGCGACGGGTTTCTCCAGTACAAGTGGAACAAACCCTCGACGGGCAAGGAAACCGACAAGCTGGGCTATGTGGTGAAGCTCGATCGCTGGGGCTGGGTGCTCGGGACCGGCATCTACCTCGACGACGTCGAGAGCATCCGCAGCAAGCTGCGCGACCGGATGTCGTCACGCATCGCGGCAACCGTCGTGGGCTTCACGGTCGTGGGGATCGTCGCGGCGCTTATCGTGTTCGCCGGCGGCATGGCGCTGAACATCAGCGAACACCAGCTCGCCGACCGCCGGCTGAAGGCGCTCGCGCAGCGCATCGTGACCTCGCACGAGGAGGAGCGCACGCGCGTCGCACGCGACCTGCACGACGGCCTCAGCCAGTTGCTGGTGTCGGTCAAGTTCCACCTCGAACTCGCCAAGGAGCGCGCGCTTGCGGGGCGTGACGACGTGGCGGAGCACATCACCAAGGGGCTCGAAGGACTTGGCGTGGCGATCGGCGAGATCCGCAGCATCTCGCACAACCTCCGCCCTTCGCTGCTCGACAACCTCGGGCTGTCCGCCGCCCTGCGGCAACTCCTAGACGAGTTCCACCTGCGCACCGGCATCGTGGTCGACGCCGACATCGGCAAGGTCGATCTGCTCGCCGACGAGGCAGGCGCGACGACGCTGTATCGCATCGCGCAGGAAGCATTGACGAACATCGAACGTCACGCCGTCGCCCATCACGTCCGCATCGCCCTTGCGTCCGGGGGCGGGGCAGTCCGCCTCGTGATCGCCGACGACGGGCGCGGCTTCGACACCTCCCGCATCGATCACCCGCGCAGCGGCGGAATCGGCCTGCGCAACATGCGCGAGCGCATCGAGCATCATGGCGGGAAGCTTGCGGTCAGCTCCGTGCCCGGCCATACCGAGCTCAGTGCGCTGCTGCCGTGCCCGAATGCGAAGAAAGGAAACCTGACATGAGCGATACCACCGATCCCGGCACGCGGATTCGCCTGCTGCTCGTCGACGACCACCAGCTCGTCCGCGACGGCCTGCGCGCGCGGCTGGGCGACATCCCGGAGATCGACATCGTCGGCGAGGCGGCCAACGGCGAGCAGGCCCTGACCGGCGCGGAAACCCTGCGCCCGGACCTCGCGCTGGTCGATGTTGGCCTTCCCGACATCAACGGCATCGAACTGACCACGGCGCTCGCGCAACGGCGCCCGGAGCTGCGTGTGCTGATCCTAAGCATGTACGACAGCCAAGGCTACGTGATGTCGGCGATGCGTGCGGGCGCGCGCGGCTATGTGCTCAAGGATGCGCCCTCGGCCGAGATCATCGCGGCGATCCGGGCGGTCGCCGCCGGCGGTGTCTACTTCAGCAGCGCCCTGACCGCGGCGCTGTCGACACAGGCGGACGACGCGACGGCCCTGACGGAGCGGGAACGGGAAGTGCTGATCTTCGTCGCCCAGGGCGACAGCAACAAGCGCATCGCGCAGAAGCTGGACGTCAGCGTGCGCACTGTCGAGACGCATCGCCTGAACCTGCGCCGCAAGCTCGGCATCGAGACGGCGGCGGGGCTCGCGAGCTATGCGCTGAAGCGCGGCTGGCTCAGGGGTTGAGCTGCCGCGCGGCGATCAGGATTTCTCGCCGCGCGCCGCCAGATAGATCCCCGCAAGGAGCAGCGCGAAGCCGCCGAACTGCAGCGGCGCGAAACCCTCGCCAAAGAAGATGAAGGCCATCGCCGCGCTGCCGACGGGCTCGCCGAGCGTGACCACCGCGACGAAGGTCGCCGAGACGTGGCGCAGCGACCAGTTGTAGGCGGTGTGTCCGAGCAGTTGCGGCCCGAGCGCCATGCCGGCCAGCACCGCCCACGCGGTGACGCTGAAGCCGCTGAGCGGGGCCCCGCTGCTGCTGCTTGCGGCGACCAGGAACAGCGCGGCGGTGCCGTACGCAAGCCACACATAGGCGGGCAGCGGCAGCCCCGCCCGCAAGCGGCGGCCGATCAGCAGGTAGGCCGAGAAGCACCACGACCCGACCAGCGCCAGCAGGTTGCCGAGCATCGGGTTCGCCCCGGCGCCGGCGTTCTGGCTGTCGCTCCAGAAGATCAGCAGGCTCCCGCCGAAGGACAGCGCGATGCCGCCCAGCATCATGCGGCTGGGGCGCTCGCGAAACAGCACGAAGGACGCCAGGCCGATCCACAGCGGGTTGGTGGTCACCAGCGCCGTACTGGAAGCGACCGAGGTGTATTCCAGCGAGGTGATCCAGGTGCCGAAGTGCAGCGCAAGAAAGAAACCCGCCGCCAGGGCGAGCAGCCCCTGGTGACGGTTCAGCCTTGCGAGCACGTTCCCCGACTGCAGCAGCGCAATCGGCGTCACGACGAGCGCTGCCAGCCCAAGCCGCCAGCTCGCCACGGCGAGCGAGGGCACCCCTTCGGCCTGCGCCAGGCGCGCGAAGATCGCACCGAAGGAGATCGCCAGCAGCCCGATGCCCAGCACGACAAAGGGCATCCAGCGCGGCGGGGCGGCAGTTTGTCCCGTCAATGCCCGCCCTCGAGGTAGGCCGCGCGCACTTCGGGGCTCGCGAGCAGCTCCTGGCCCGTGCCCGCGAGCACGATCTCGCCGTGCTGCAGCACGTAGCCGCGATGGGCGCAGCGCAGCGCATGGTGGGCGTTCTGCTCGACCAGTAGCACCGTCATGCCGTGCTCGGTGTTGAGTTCGCGGATGATCTGGAAGATGCGCTTGATGTAGATCGGCGCGAGGCCCAGCGACGGCTCGTCGAGCAGCAGCAGCTTGGGCCGGCTCATCAGCGCGCGGCCGATCGCCAGCATCTGCTGTTCGCCGCCCGACAGTGTGCCGGCGCGCTGCGATGCCCGCTCCTCGAGGATCGGAAACATCGCGTACACCCGCTTGATGTCGGCGTTGAAGTTCGCCGGGTCGGCGAAGGCCGTGCCCATCAGCAGATTCTCCATCACCGTCATGCGCGGGAAGATGCGACGCCCTTCCGGCACGATCGCGATGCCGCGGCGCGAGATCAGGTGGCTCGGCACGCGCGTGATGTCCTCGCCGTCGAACACGATGCGCCCCGACGAGGCGCCCGGCTTGCCGAACAGGCTCATCATCAGCGTCGACTTGCCCGCACCGTTGGCGCCGATCAGCGTGACGATCTCGCCGACCTGGACCGTCACATCGACACCGCGCAGCGCGTGAATATGGCCGTAATGGGCGTGCACGCCCTCCATGTGCAGCATCATGCGGCGATCCCCCCGGATGCGGTTTCGTCGTCATCCTCGCCGAGATAGGCCTTGATGACTTGCGGGTCGTTGCGGATTTCCTCCGGCGTGCCTTCGGCGATCTTGCGCCCGTAGTTCAGCACGCAGATGTGGTCCGACACGTTCATCACGACGCTCATGTCGTGCTCGATCAGCAGGATCGCGATGCCTTCCTCGCGGCACAGCGACAGCAGCAGCGTGTTGAGCTCCGCCGATTCGCGCGGGTTCAGGCCCGCAGCCGGCTCGTCCAGACACAGCAGCACCGGATCGACGCACAGCGCACGCGCGATCTCGATGCGCCGCTGCGTGCCGTAGGGCAGGTCACCCGCGGCGACGTCGGCGATATCGGTCAGGCCGAGCCGTTCGAGCCAGTGCGCGGCCGTCTTCAATGCCTCGGCCTCGGCCTTGCGGTAGCGCGGCAGGCGGAAGATGCCGCCGATCGAGAATCCCGAGGCTTTCTGCAGGAAGTTGTGCTGCGCGACGATCAGGTTCTCCAGCACCGTCATCTTCGGGAACAGGCGGATGTTCTGGAAGGTGCGCACGACCTGCGCATCGCGTGCGACGCGATGCCCGGTCATCGACTCCAGGCGCATCTCGCCCTTCTTCGGATGCACGAGGCGCACGCTGCCGGTGGTCGGCTTGTAGAAACCGGTCAGGCAGTTGAAAAAGGTCGTCTTGCCGGCGCCGTTGGGGCCGATGATCGCGGTGATCTTGCCCGCCGGGACCGACACCGACAGATCGTCGATCGCCGTCAGGCCGCCGAAACGCATCGTCAGGTTCTCGACCGAGAGCAGGGTAGCGGTGCTCATGACTGACCTCCCGCGGCGGCCGCCTTGTTGAGACGGATCGTCGGTTCGCGCGAGGACAACAGCCCGCTCGGTTTCCAAACCATGATCAGCACCATCGCCGTGCCGAACAGCAGCATGCGGTATTCGGAGAAATTGCGCCCCAACTCCGGCAGCAGCACCAGCACCAGCGCGGCGAGCACCACGCCCAGCTGGCTGCCCATGCCGCCCAACACCACGATTGCGAGGATCGTCGCCGACTCGGTAAAGGTGAAGCTTTCCGGCGAGATGAAGCCCTGGCGCGCAGCGAAGAACACACCGGCGAAGCCGCCCAGCATCGCACCGATCGCGAAGGCCGAGAGCTTCACGTTGGTCACGTTCATGCCCATCGCCTTGCACGCGATCTCGTCCTCGCGCAGCGCTTCCCATGCACGCCCGACCGGCAGCTTGCGCAGGCGCGACACGAAGACGTTGGTCAGCAGCGCCAGCACCAGGATCAGGTAGTACAGGAAGATGATGCGGTGCATGCCCGAGAACTCGAGCCCGAAGAAGGTCGCGAAGCTCTGCGTGCCTTCCGCCGGGTTGCGATCGAAGGGCAGGCCGAACAGCGTCGGGCGCGGGATCGATCCGATGCCGTTGGGTCCGTTCGAGAGCTCCGTCCAGTTCACCAGGATCACACGGATGATCTCGCCGAAGCCCAGCGTCACGATCGCCAGATAGTCGCCGCGCAGGCGCAGGATCGGGTAGCCGAGCAGGATGCCGAAGGTCGCGGCCATTGCGCCTGCCGCCGGCAAGGCCTCCCAGAAGGTCCAGCCGAAATGCGAAAAGAGCAGGGCGTAGGTGTAGGCGCCGACCGCATAGAATGCGACGTAGCCGAGGTCGAGCAGGCCGGCCAGTCCAACGACCACGTTCAGGCCCCAGCCGAGCATCACGTAGATCAGCACCGTGGTCGCCGTGTCGATCACGTAGCGATTTTCGGAGAAGGCAATCGGCAATGCGATCGACGCGCCCAGCACGGCCCACCCGATCACCTTGATCGCCTGCGGCGTGCGGTCGATCTTCGCGACCACCGGTTTCGCCGCGCGACGGTTGCGCACCTGATCCATGACCCAGCGGAAGATGAAACGGCCGACGAAGGAGGCTCCGACGAAGGCCCCGAGCATGCCGAAGCGGGTCTGGACGGTCAGGGCGCCGCCCTGGTCGACGGTCGTCAGGCCGACCATCGGAATGCCCAGCAGCAGCGCGACGAACGCCACCCAGGCCGCGTCCTTGAAGCGTTCGGCGGGCGTGCGCGCGTGGCGCGCGATGATCACGGCGCTCATCAGACCTTCTCCACTTCGGGACGGCCGAGCAGCCCGCTCGGGCGGAACATCAGCACCAGGATCAGGATCGAGAAGGTCGCGACGTCCTTGTACTCGGGCGACAGATAAGCTGCCCAGAACGCTTCGATCAGGCCGATGATCAGCCCGCCCAGCATCGCGCCCGGCAGCGATCCGATCCCGCCCAGCACTGCGGCGGTGAAGGCCTTGATGCCCGCGACGAAGCCGATGAAGAAGTCCACCACGCCGTAGTACACCGTCACCATCACGCCCGCGACTGCCGCAAGGGCCGCGCCGAGCATGAAGGTCGCCGAGATCGTGCGGTCGACGTTGATGCCCAGCAGCGCCGTCATCGTGCTGTCCTGCTCGCACGCGCGCTGCTGGCGCCCGAAGGCGGTCTGCGTGATCAGGTACGTGAAGGCCACCATCAGCACGATGGTGACGAGCACGATCATGATCTGCGTCCAAGAGATCTGGACCGTAAAGCCGCCGGATTGCCAGATCTCGATACCGCCTTCGAGCACCGGCGGGATCGGCTTCACGCGCGCCCCCTGGGTGAGCTGCACCATGTTCTGCAGGAAGATCGACATGCCGATCGCGGAGATCAGCGGGGCGAGGCGCGTCGAGCCGCGCAGCGGCCGGTAGGCCATGCGCTCGACCGCCCAACCGTAGGCCGACGTGAAGAAGATTGCGGTGATCAGTACTGCGGTGATTGCCAGCGGCAGCGACGTGATGTCGAAGGCCGCGAGCAGCGTGAAGGCGGTGACCGCGATGAACGCGCTCACCATGAAGATGTCGCCGTGGGCGAAGTTGATCATGCCGATGATGCCGTACACCATCGTGTAGCCGATCGCGATCAGGCCGTACACGGCCCCCAGCGTCAGGCCATTGATGAGCTGTTGCAGTGCGTATGCCACAGCAGTCTCCTTTCTCGTTTTGTGTGTGTTTCTCGCGAGCGGCGTCCGCTGGCCCGATCGGCGGACCGCGCGGGGCGTCATCCCGTGAGAGTGCGCCGCCGGCCTTGTGGACCGGCGGCGCGTTGGCCGGGCGGATCGCCCGGCCGGTGACTAAACCAAAGAAGGATTACTTGGCGGCGTAGTCGTACTGGCCGCCCTTCCACTGGTACACGACGAAGCCGGGCTGCTTCTGGTCGCCCTTGGCGTCGAAGGCGAGTTCGCCGATCACAGTCTTGAAGGTGTTACCGCGCATCGTCTTCTCCAGGTCGGCGAACTTGGTGCTTTTGGCCTGGGTCGCGGCGTCGGCGAAGAGCTGCATCGCCGCGTAGGCGTACATCACGTAGCCTTCGGGCTCCACCTTGGCGTCGCGGAAGCGTTTCACGATCGGCGCCGCATCCGGGTTCTTGCGCGGATCGGGCGAGAACGTGAACATCACGTTGTCGGAGTTGGCGCCGGCAGCGGTGACGAGCTCCGAGTTGGTCATCGTGTCGCCGCCCATCACGGTCAGCTTCAGGCCGGCCTGCTGCGCCTGGCGCAGGATCAGGGCGACTTCGGTGTGATAGCCGCCGTAGGCCAGCACTTCGATGCCGGCCTGCTTGAGCTTGGTCACGATCCCCGAGTAATCCTTCTCGCCCGCAGTGATCGACTCGCGCAGCGTCGGCTTCAGGCCCTTGGCGGTCATCGCCTTGGCCATCTCGTCGGCCAGGCCCTTGCCGTAGGCGCTCTTGTCGTCGAGCACGGCGGCCTTCTTGCCCTTGAACTTGTCGGCGATGTAGCTGCCGGCGACCAAGCCCTGCTGGTCGTCACGACCCATGATGCGGAAGATGTTCTTCAGCCCGCGCTCGGTGACCTGCGGGTTGGTCGACACGGTCGCCATCGGGATGTCGGCCTCGACATACACTTCCGACGCCGGGATCGTCGAGCTCGAGCACCAGTGGCCGTGCATGAACACGATCTTCTTGTTGACCATCGTGTTCGCGACCGAGACCGCCTGCTTCGGGTCGCAGGCGTCGTCGCCGACTTCCAGCTTCAGCTTCTGCCCGAGCACGCCGCCCTTGGCATTGATGTCGGCGATCGCCATCTCCGCACCGCGGCGGATCTGGTCGCCGGCCGAGGCGTACTGGCCGGTCATCGGGCCCGCGATCGCCACCGTCAGGTCGGCGTGGGCGAGCTGCGCCTGCGCGCCGAGCGCGAGGAAGGCGGTCGCAATCAGGGTCTTCTTCATGTGTTTCCTCCGTGGTGTCTGTGGTCTTTCAGGTACTGCACGAGCGACGCCCCCGCATCGAGCACATGGGCCCGCGTCAGGGACGCCGCAGCGTCGGGGTCGCGCCTTGCGAACGCATCGAGGATCGCGCTGTGCTCGCTCTGCGTCTTGGGCATCTCGGTCTGCGCCGTCATCGCCAGCAGCGCGCGCACGTAGCGCTCCAGCTTGTCGTAGAGCGCGCGGATCTCGGCCAGCAGGATGGGCCGGTCGGCGTCGGCGTAAAGCGTCGAATGGAACAGCCAGTTCAGTTCGCCCCAGCGTCCGGGGTCTTGCGACGCGCCGAACTCGGCCAGCTTCTGGCGAGCTTCGTTCAGGCGTTCGTCGCTGATGCGGGCTGCTGCGAGCCCGGCGGCGCGTGCTTCGAGCATCGCGCGGATGTCCATGTATTCGAGGATTTCGGCCGGCGACAGGCCGGCCACCACGGCACCACGGTTCTTCGTGAAGCGTACCAAGCCCTCCGCCTCCAGCCGCTTCAGTGCTTCGCGCACCGGGATCTTGCTGACATGGAATCGGGCCGCGATCTCATCCTGGCGAAGCACCACACCGGTCGCGAGGTGCCCACTGACAATCGCATCGCGCAGCGAACCGGCAATCTGGTCGGACGCCGAGAGACGCAAGACGCGCGGGACTGCGAGTTGTTCGAGTGGCATAGCCGTGGAGGGTCTTGTGTAAGATCGTATACGTTATACGGAGCGGCGCGAAAACTACCCGCCCGCGCAACGGAATGCAAGCTGCACTGCAATATCAGGATTTGCCGATCTTTTCGGCGTTGCGCTCAGGCGTCGGGGAGCTTCAGTTCCGCCCACATGACCCACTGTCCGCAGGCATTGCGGGGACTGCGCAGGGTGCCGTGCCACGGCCCCTCGTTGCACGGTCCGCGGGCATCGTCCTCGTACTCGACCTCGCCCGGATTCGCTCCGGGCTTGCGCGCGCCGCCCCAGCGTTTGCACGAAACGCAGCGCTTGCGGTCGGCGGGCTGGACGGCCATGGCGGTGAAACGGGAGGAGGGGTTCAGGCCGCCTTGCGTGCGAGATGCGTCTCGAGCGCCGGGCGAAGATTGCACTCCTGCTGCCAGCCTCGCCGCTCGTCATTGGCGAAGGCATACGCACGCGCCTCGTCATCGCCGAGGGCGGCCAGGGTTTCCAGCGTGCGTTGCAGGAATACGTGCTGCGGCAGCATCGTGCCGAAGAACTGCACCAGATCGCCGCGCTGGATCAGCAGCGTGGGGAAGTTCTCGATGTCGAGGTCGCCCGCCACGTCGGCATCGTCCTCCACATCCACCCAATGGAAAGCAGCCTGCGGCCATTTCGCCGCGAGCGCCTCGAATCCGGCGCGGTATTCGCGGCACGTACCGCACCATTCGGCGCACAGGCAGACGACAAGCAGTTCGGGCAACGCGGGGGTGTCCATCGGCGGAAACGGTCGGGGCAATGACCCCGAGGCTAGCATATCCGGCGTCGAAAACGCTCCGCTTCGTCCGCCGGCAGCGGAATCACGCGACCGGCCTGATGCTGAATACCGCCGGGTCGTCGCAATGCTCGAGCAGGATCCGGCGCACCCTGTCCTGCCAGAGGCGTCCGAAGCGCGCCGCGAGTTCGCTATCGCCCGGCGCATGCAGGCAGCGCCCCAGCAGTTCGGGCATTTCCGGGTCGGCCGGCACCGACGACAGGTCCGTTTGCGCGTCGACGGCCGCCCCCGTGTCCAGGCGCGTAAAGCGCATCGCCAGAGGCAGCTCAGCGGCGAAGTCCAGCAGGCCGCGGCGCACGAAGCGGCCCCCCAGCCCCTTGAACCCGCCGTCGTGCGCGGCACCGGTCAGCAACGTGACGACGCTCGCGATCACCCCCGTGACGCCCTCGTCGACGCGTCCGCGGAACGCGACCCTGACGCCGCCACGCTCGGGCAGTTGATCCGGATAGAGTGCCTGCAGTGCATGCACGCAGACCATGTATGCCGACGCGACGGTGGGGCAGGAATGGCCGGCGAGCTTCACCGCATCCTCGTACCCGTACGCGATCACGCCGCCCTCGCTCGCGCCGAGAAAGGCCGCCAGCGGGTCGCGCACTTCGATCCGACGCACGTCGGTAAAAAATTCCGGAAACCGCATTCGAGACCTCTTATCCTTTCGTGTGTTGGCGGCATTTGCCGGGTGGCTTGCGCCGGGGCGCGCCATCCGGCAACTTCGGTCATGTTCCAAGGATCTCAGCAAGGCTGCCGTCGTCTCATTGATGCCCGTCAAATCGCTATCCGGGCTCGTACCAGGCCAATAACCAATTGTTCGAATGGGAAGGGGGCTCCATGAGGTGGTTCTCATCGCTTCACGCCACGCCAGGCGTCGATGGTTCGGGCTGCAACGCACGCCTTGCACGCTGCATTGGTTCGGTGCTGATGGTCTCTACCCTTTGGCTGTCGCCCGCGACATGCGCGCAAACGGTGGTCCGTAGCGAGGCCGGGCCGGTCCGCGTCACCGAGGTCGCGCGCGGGCTCGAAACCCCCTGGTCGCTCGCCTTTCTGCCCGACGGAAACATGCTCGTCACCGAGCGCGCCGGACGGCTGCGCGTCGTGACGCCGGACGGCAAGCTGTCGGCACCGATCCAGAATGTTCCGCGCGTCCATGCGAGCGGGCAGGGCGGGTTGCTCGACGTCGTCGTCGGGCCCGATTTCGCTCGCGACCGCCTCATCTGGCTGTCCTTCGCGCAGCCGACCCAGAAAGGTGCCCGCACCGCCGTTGCGCGGGCGCGGCTGGACGAATCCTCCCGCAGCCTGCAGAACGTCGAGGTCGTGTTCGCCCAGCGCGACGATCCGGACGGCCGCAATCACTGGGGGTCGCGACTCGTGTTCGACCGCGACGGCAAGCTCTTCGTCACGCTGGGCGACCGCCACGCCTATCGCGACAGCGCTCAGGACCTGGGCAGTCATCTCGGCAAGATCGTCCGCATCCGGCCCGACGGCGCCATCCCGCCCGACAACCCATTTGTCGGCAAGACCGGCGCATTGCCCGAAATCTGGTCCTACGGCCACCGCAACGTGCAGGGCGTGGCGCTGCACCCCGTCACGGGCAAGCTGTGGGCTCATGAGCACGGACCCCAGGGCGGTGACGAGGTCAATGTCGTCCGTGGCGGAGCCAATTACGGCTGGCCGGTGATCACGTACGGCAAGGAATACGTCACCGGATTCAGCATCGGGGATGGGACGCAACGGGCCGACGTCGTGCCGCCGGTCAGGTACTGGATCCCGTCGATCGCGCCCTCGGGAATGACGTTCTATACGGGCGACGTGTTTCCGAAGTGGAAGGGCAGCCTCTTCGTCGGCGCCCTGCGCGGTCAACTCCTCGTGCGGATCGAACTGGACGGCGAAAAATTCGTCCGCGAGGAGCGCCTGCTGA
It contains:
- a CDS encoding PQQ-dependent sugar dehydrogenase is translated as MVSTLWLSPATCAQTVVRSEAGPVRVTEVARGLETPWSLAFLPDGNMLVTERAGRLRVVTPDGKLSAPIQNVPRVHASGQGGLLDVVVGPDFARDRLIWLSFAQPTQKGARTAVARARLDESSRSLQNVEVVFAQRDDPDGRNHWGSRLVFDRDGKLFVTLGDRHAYRDSAQDLGSHLGKIVRIRPDGAIPPDNPFVGKTGALPEIWSYGHRNVQGVALHPVTGKLWAHEHGPQGGDEVNVVRGGANYGWPVITYGKEYVTGFSIGDGTQRADVVPPVRYWIPSIAPSGMTFYTGDVFPKWKGSLFVGALRGQLLVRIELDGEKFVREERLLTELGSRIRDVRQGPDGRLYLLDETEGRILRLDPG
- a CDS encoding branched-chain amino acid ABC transporter permease: MAYALQQLINGLTLGAVYGLIAIGYTMVYGIIGMINFAHGDIFMVSAFIAVTAFTLLAAFDITSLPLAITAVLITAIFFTSAYGWAVERMAYRPLRGSTRLAPLISAIGMSIFLQNMVQLTQGARVKPIPPVLEGGIEIWQSGGFTVQISWTQIMIVLVTIVLMVAFTYLITQTAFGRQQRACEQDSTMTALLGINVDRTISATFMLGAALAAVAGVMVTVYYGVVDFFIGFVAGIKAFTAAVLGGIGSLPGAMLGGLIIGLIEAFWAAYLSPEYKDVATFSILILVLMFRPSGLLGRPEVEKV
- a CDS encoding branched-chain amino acid ABC transporter substrate-binding protein translates to MKKTLIATAFLALGAQAQLAHADLTVAIAGPMTGQYASAGDQIRRGAEMAIADINAKGGVLGQKLKLEVGDDACDPKQAVSVANTMVNKKIVFMHGHWCSSSTIPASEVYVEADIPMATVSTNPQVTERGLKNIFRIMGRDDQQGLVAGSYIADKFKGKKAAVLDDKSAYGKGLADEMAKAMTAKGLKPTLRESITAGEKDYSGIVTKLKQAGIEVLAYGGYHTEVALILRQAQQAGLKLTVMGGDTMTNSELVTAAGANSDNVMFTFSPDPRKNPDAAPIVKRFRDAKVEPEGYVMYAYAAMQLFADAATQAKSTKFADLEKTMRGNTFKTVIGELAFDAKGDQKQPGFVVYQWKGGQYDYAAK
- a CDS encoding GntR family transcriptional regulator, translated to MPLEQLAVPRVLRLSASDQIAGSLRDAIVSGHLATGVVLRQDEIAARFHVSKIPVREALKRLEAEGLVRFTKNRGAVVAGLSPAEILEYMDIRAMLEARAAGLAAARISDERLNEARQKLAEFGASQDPGRWGELNWLFHSTLYADADRPILLAEIRALYDKLERYVRALLAMTAQTEMPKTQSEHSAILDAFARRDPDAAASLTRAHVLDAGASLVQYLKDHRHHGGNT
- a CDS encoding thioredoxin family protein is translated as MDTPALPELLVVCLCAEWCGTCREYRAGFEALAAKWPQAAFHWVDVEDDADVAGDLDIENFPTLLIQRGDLVQFFGTMLPQHVFLQRTLETLAALGDDEARAYAFANDERRGWQQECNLRPALETHLARKAA